One Nitrospira sp. DNA window includes the following coding sequences:
- a CDS encoding 2-oxoglutarate dehydrogenase E1 component: MNNRLPLPDAANLAFVEELYLAFLRNPTSVSTTWREYFEAVRNESNDQKVVRRGPIHLPKPLFDPERSRAGHAVTDTDALAVEPIEEQQDRVTRLVGAYLTRGHTAAAIDPLGIPRPPHPELDPAFYGFTEADLDRKFWAHELRGGAFITLGEILTHLKAAYCGSIGAEFMRIDDSEQRRWLRERLERAEHRVRLKREEQIRILTRLTDAVMFEEFIQQKYPGAKSFSLEGAESLIPLLDLTIETAGEQGMEEIVLAMAHRGRLNVLANILGKRPREIFHEFENLVDPLHEGRGDVKYHLGHSGDWVTASGRTVHLSLCFNPSHLEFVNPVALGRVRAKRDRVGDGVMALLIHGDASFTGEGVVQEALNLGGLRGYRTGGTLHVVINNQIGFTTAPEETRSSPYATDVAKMRQIPIFHVNGEDPEAVAHVVSVAMDFRRTFRTDVVIDMYCFRRRGHNEGDEPGFTQPLMYQVIDQRRPLRDHYLEYLLKLGEVTREEVDGIAVERRRELERDLSEARSHTYLPRREKPTGIWTGYYGGLGEDEEEVMTGVERARLIEMMQMLTQVPDGFHPHPKIAQWLGRRRDMGSGARAIDWSTAEALAFATLAAEGRRVRLSGQDTARGTFSQRHAVLHDTVNGRVYVPLEQVARGRGRIEIYNSPLSEAGVLGFEYGYSLDCPEGLILWEAQFGDFVNAAQVIIDQFLVSAEEKWRRLSGLVLLLPHGFEGQGPEHSSARLERFLELAVNDNIQVVNPSTPAQYFHVLRRQVLRRWRKPLILMTPKSLLRHAQAVSTLDDLHQGRFRRILFDRAVAPEMVTRVLLCSGKVYYDLLATREELRRQDVAILRLEQLYPLNEAELSKALAQYPLNTPAIWVQEEPANMGAWRYLFARFGDRLPGAGSFSAVCRPASAAPATGWPALHTIERQNLLKAAFDAH, from the coding sequence ATGAACAACCGGCTGCCATTGCCCGATGCCGCGAATCTCGCCTTCGTGGAGGAGTTATATCTAGCCTTCTTGCGGAATCCCACCTCGGTTTCTACGACCTGGAGAGAATACTTCGAGGCGGTGAGAAACGAAAGCAATGACCAGAAGGTCGTACGGAGGGGGCCGATCCACTTGCCCAAACCACTCTTTGATCCTGAACGGAGCCGTGCCGGTCATGCCGTGACGGACACCGATGCTCTCGCGGTGGAACCAATCGAGGAGCAGCAAGATCGGGTGACTCGGCTCGTGGGGGCTTACCTGACCCGAGGCCATACGGCAGCCGCCATCGACCCACTGGGTATCCCGCGTCCGCCTCATCCCGAATTGGATCCGGCGTTCTATGGTTTCACCGAAGCCGACCTGGACCGGAAATTTTGGGCACATGAGCTGAGAGGGGGAGCCTTCATCACGCTGGGTGAAATCTTGACGCACCTGAAGGCGGCCTATTGCGGTTCAATCGGCGCTGAGTTTATGCGCATCGACGACTCGGAGCAGCGGAGATGGCTCCGAGAGCGGCTGGAGAGAGCAGAGCATCGCGTCCGGTTGAAGCGGGAGGAGCAGATTCGCATCCTCACGCGGCTGACCGACGCCGTCATGTTCGAAGAATTCATCCAGCAAAAGTATCCCGGCGCCAAGAGCTTCTCTCTCGAAGGGGCGGAAAGCCTGATCCCGCTGCTCGACTTAACCATCGAGACGGCCGGCGAGCAAGGGATGGAGGAGATCGTGCTGGCGATGGCGCATCGAGGCCGCCTCAACGTGCTGGCGAATATTCTCGGGAAGCGACCGCGGGAGATCTTCCATGAATTCGAGAATCTTGTCGATCCTCTTCATGAGGGACGCGGCGACGTGAAGTACCATCTGGGCCACAGCGGAGACTGGGTAACGGCCTCTGGACGGACGGTGCATCTCTCCCTGTGCTTCAACCCGAGCCACTTGGAGTTCGTGAATCCGGTGGCGTTGGGGCGTGTACGCGCAAAACGGGACCGAGTCGGCGATGGAGTCATGGCCCTCCTTATCCATGGAGATGCATCATTTACCGGTGAAGGAGTTGTACAGGAAGCGCTCAATCTAGGGGGGCTCCGGGGGTACCGCACGGGCGGGACGCTGCATGTGGTCATCAACAATCAGATCGGGTTCACGACGGCGCCTGAGGAGACGCGGTCGTCTCCCTACGCGACCGATGTGGCCAAGATGCGGCAGATCCCGATCTTTCACGTGAACGGGGAAGACCCAGAAGCCGTGGCCCACGTCGTGAGTGTCGCGATGGACTTCCGGCGGACGTTTCGGACCGATGTCGTGATCGACATGTACTGTTTTCGCCGCCGGGGCCATAACGAAGGGGATGAGCCGGGTTTCACGCAACCGCTGATGTACCAGGTGATCGACCAGCGCCGGCCGCTCCGCGACCACTATCTAGAATATCTCTTGAAACTCGGCGAGGTGACGCGCGAGGAGGTGGATGGGATCGCAGTGGAACGCCGGCGCGAGCTCGAACGGGATCTCAGTGAGGCGCGAAGCCATACGTACCTGCCCCGCCGGGAGAAGCCGACCGGGATCTGGACAGGATACTATGGCGGATTGGGAGAAGATGAGGAAGAGGTTATGACCGGGGTTGAGCGAGCTCGGCTCATCGAGATGATGCAGATGCTCACGCAGGTGCCCGACGGATTCCATCCGCATCCCAAGATCGCTCAGTGGCTGGGACGCCGTCGAGACATGGGAAGCGGGGCGCGGGCGATCGATTGGTCCACAGCCGAAGCGCTCGCCTTTGCAACGCTCGCAGCGGAGGGCCGGCGCGTGCGCCTGTCAGGGCAGGATACAGCCCGTGGGACATTCAGCCAGCGGCACGCCGTTTTGCACGACACCGTGAACGGACGGGTGTACGTGCCACTCGAGCAGGTCGCTCGGGGGCGGGGAAGGATTGAGATCTACAACAGTCCTCTTTCCGAAGCAGGGGTGCTCGGCTTTGAGTATGGATACAGTCTGGATTGCCCGGAGGGGCTCATTCTCTGGGAGGCGCAATTCGGAGATTTCGTCAATGCGGCCCAGGTCATCATCGATCAGTTTTTGGTCAGCGCCGAGGAGAAATGGCGCCGTTTGAGCGGACTCGTGCTTCTCCTTCCCCATGGCTTCGAGGGCCAGGGACCGGAACATTCGAGTGCTCGACTCGAGCGGTTTCTGGAGCTGGCCGTCAACGACAACATTCAAGTGGTGAATCCATCGACGCCGGCGCAATACTTCCATGTCTTGAGGCGTCAGGTGCTTCGCCGATGGCGAAAACCGTTGATCCTCATGACGCCGAAGAGCTTGCTTCGCCACGCGCAAGCCGTATCGACGCTTGATGATCTCCACCAGGGCAGGTTCCGGCGCATCCTGTTCGACCGCGCCGTAGCGCCCGAGATGGTTACGCGGGTGCTGCTTTGCAGCGGCAAGGTGTACTATGACTTGTTGGCGACGCGGGAGGAGCTTCGGCGTCAGGATGTTGCGATTCTGCGACTCGAGCAACTCTATCCTCTGAACGAAGCTGAGCTGAGCAAGGCTCTTGCGCAATATCCACTGAACACTCCGGCGATCTGGGTTCAGGAGGAGCCGGCGAACATGGGAGCCTGGCGGTATCTCTTCGCACGGTTTGGCGACAGGCTCCCAGGTGCCGGATCATTTTCCGCGGTTTGCCGGCCTGCTTCGGCCGCTCCTGCGACTGGGTGGCCCGCTCTCCATACGATCGAGCGGCAGAACTTGCTCAAGGCGGCATTCGATGCCCATTGA
- a CDS encoding dihydrolipoamide succinyltransferase component (E2) of 2-oxoglutarate dehydrogenase complex codes for MPIELTVPAVGESITEVEIGDWLKSPGDAVRQDEPIVSLETEKTSLDLPSPISGVLVRILKQKGESAKVGEVIAQLEEAAMRTEAATSAPPVAAAPDEPSRMADSASIPPPVMLTVNRPSDEPRLGVEEKRESKPDHRTREDISHPVTETPADVDHMREEAETDAASPGSAAHRATGDREEEAVPMSLLRRRVAERLVQAQQNAALLTTFNEIEMTAVKALKQAHQETFQQRHNVKLGLMSFFVKSVIEALKKVPELNAEIRGTDIVYRRYYDIGIAIGGGRGLVVPVLRNAERLGFAEIETAISDFSRRAQAHRLALEELQGGTFTISNGGVYGSLLSTPIVNPPQSGVLGLHAIEDRAVVRDGQIVIRPMMYVALTYDHRIVDGREAVTFLKHIKECIEEPARILLEI; via the coding sequence ATGCCCATTGAACTCACGGTTCCGGCGGTTGGGGAGTCGATCACCGAGGTGGAGATCGGGGACTGGCTCAAGTCACCGGGAGACGCCGTCCGTCAGGATGAACCCATTGTTTCGCTCGAGACCGAGAAGACATCGCTCGATCTGCCGTCGCCCATATCCGGGGTGCTCGTCAGGATTCTCAAGCAGAAGGGCGAGTCGGCCAAGGTCGGCGAGGTGATCGCGCAGCTCGAAGAGGCGGCAATGCGGACAGAGGCTGCGACGTCAGCTCCGCCTGTCGCGGCGGCTCCGGACGAACCGAGCCGGATGGCTGACAGTGCTTCCATCCCCCCGCCAGTTATGCTGACTGTGAACCGGCCTTCGGACGAACCCCGGCTCGGCGTCGAAGAGAAGAGGGAGAGCAAACCAGACCATCGGACTCGCGAAGACATCTCCCACCCCGTGACCGAGACTCCGGCCGACGTGGACCATATGCGCGAGGAGGCCGAGACGGACGCGGCTTCGCCCGGATCCGCCGCGCATCGAGCGACCGGGGACCGCGAGGAAGAGGCAGTTCCCATGAGCCTACTTCGTCGCAGGGTCGCCGAGCGGCTCGTGCAGGCCCAACAGAACGCGGCCCTGCTGACGACGTTCAATGAGATCGAGATGACGGCGGTGAAGGCGCTGAAGCAGGCCCATCAGGAGACCTTCCAGCAACGCCACAACGTGAAGCTCGGCCTCATGTCCTTCTTCGTCAAAAGCGTCATCGAAGCCCTCAAGAAGGTCCCTGAGCTCAACGCCGAGATTCGTGGCACCGATATCGTGTACCGCCGCTACTACGACATCGGCATCGCCATCGGAGGAGGACGAGGGTTGGTCGTGCCGGTGTTGCGCAACGCCGAACGCCTGGGCTTCGCCGAGATCGAAACCGCCATCAGCGACTTTTCCCGGCGTGCTCAGGCGCACCGCCTCGCGTTGGAAGAGCTGCAGGGAGGCACTTTCACGATCTCAAACGGTGGGGTGTACGGCTCGTTGCTCTCGACTCCGATCGTCAATCCGCCGCAGAGCGGAGTCCTCGGACTCCATGCGATAGAGGACCGGGCGGTCGTGCGGGACGGGCAGATCGTGATCCGGCCCATGATGTACGTGGCCTTGACCTATGATCACCGGATCGTGGATGGTCGCGAAGCGGTGACCTTTCTCAAACATATCAAGGAATGCATCGAGGAGCCGGCCCGCATCCTGCTGGAGATCTGA